A stretch of DNA from Hippoglossus stenolepis isolate QCI-W04-F060 chromosome 16, HSTE1.2, whole genome shotgun sequence:
CTGGATCTACAGCTCCTCTTGGCTTTACAGAGCTTATTCAGCTCATTGATCAGCCGTCCAGCCCATAACTTCACTGTCCTGCGTCACGCTCGTCACTCTCACAGCTCCATCACGGCCACAGCAGGCAGCTATTTCCTGTGAAACCCCACAGGACACTAACAGCAGACACAAGAGAAACTGCTCAGCCTGTCCTATATTGGTCCGATGGTAACGAAATCTGCCTACTCACATCTCTAAATCAACATGGTGTATCTAATTTGTGTCACTGTTTCTGCACCAATCCGAGAAATAACCTCAAATAGTCACTTCCCACCACTATTCCCTGAAGTAAAACATTGTGTTACAAAGTGAAACCTTATTAAATTAGCCCCTAGTCGTGTCCCCAGGCTCAATCTAATCTTTTAGAGAAATCACTTATTAATTGGGTCTAATTTTGTCTCTCAGAGTCTTGCAACCAGCCACATAATGAGAGCGAACTGCAGATAAACACTGCAGCAAGTGGAGCGACTACGTTTCGGTGTTTTTCTCAGACTGTAAAACCCACACGGCTCACCAGTTTAAAATCCTTtgtctgcctcctctgcagTCAGACATTGGCCCGTTTCCTCACAACCAGACGGACGGTAGTATCTCAGGAGCGCATGAGGAAGGCGGGCTGTCTGGCGGCCAGGAGAGGTCGGCCGATCCCGGGCACAGAGCTGGTGCCGACAGGCCCTGGAGGATGGAAGACTTGGAgggagagctggagaggaaggtggagctgctggagaaggagagaaaagccCTCAGGCTGGAAactgagaaacacagacaggaaatcGACCAAGGCCTCAGCAAACTGCAGCACCGGATCTCCGGACTGGAGGAAGGTAAGTCAAAGAAAGGAAACACCCAAGACAGAAtcacaatgtgtttgtttgtggctaatgtacagagacatttttagaaaGACAATAAAATCCATGTCCTGCTCAAGAAAAAtgtgatgaataaatgatgaaagCAAAAAGTCCATCTGATAATCTTTCCAGATAACAGTAAATCACCTTATTAATAACTCTGTTTCTCCTTCCCCAGGTGTCTCTGGACATTCCTTCCCTGACGGCTACAGACTGTCCTTCCCCACACGGACAAACTACATGTACGCGGTTGTGAAACACTCCATCCCGAAGCTGCGGGCGCTCACCCTCTGCCTGTGGCTGCGGCCCACGGAGGGAGGCATCGGGACGCCTCTGTCCTACGCCGTCCCTGAGCAGCCCAACGAACTGGTGCTGCTGCAAGGCCTGCACACCCCCACCGAGTTGCTCATCAATGACAAGGTACTGCATGTGCTTTGAGCTGCAGGGTCTTTGAAATGTCACGGGACCGGGCATGTACTGtgtctgtcctgtgtgtctgtcctgtgtgtctgtcctgtgtgtctgtcctgtgtgtctgtcctgtgtgtctgtcctgtgtgtctgtcctgacCTTTCTGTTTGGTGGTaggtttttgttgtgtttcacgATACATAAATGGGTCTTATGAAAATTATTCAGGGGTTAAATTCCTTAAATTCATTTATAACTCTTCTTTTGCTTCTTTTGCtacttaaataaatgtaaaatgttaaaatacatattaaatattctCAATTACATGGTATCAAATACAAGGTCCATATGTAGTGAGTGTGTGCTTGATTGTGTCCAACACTTTTGCATGTATTCCATATATGAACTAAATTTATACTAATGCTAATTATTCAATGAGTGTCAATATGTTTATGACAGTAATACACAACTAATTTAGAATTTGTCAGGAAGATGCAATCGTGCAGCcacagaaacatttgaattaGGAATTTCAGAGCACCATCTGTTCATAAAGCTCCTGAAAGACACAGCTACTGAATCTGAGAGGCTGCAGCACTAATATGTGGGAGACAAACTGTCCGAGGCTCATCCGCTCTTTTAGATTTCAACAACCGTAGTGCATTTAAAACCCATTCTAGCCTTGATTAGGATTTCACGTCTATTACAGGAGAGGAAGTGCTTTGTATTAGCATACAAATAAGAGAACAAATCACCGAAACAGCCACTTTAGCAGACAAGGTAAAAAAAGCCTAATTTGCACGTTTAAATGACAAACTAAGGTACGGCCCTGACAGCTTTGCAGGGTGGTGTAGTGCAGCGCTGTGGCTGCGGGTGTAACTCAATGAAATCATTATGGTAATAGATGCCTGAAGGAAAAGCTGTGTGTCCTTGGAGGCAGCAGAAAGTCTTTGGGACCAGGAAAACCTGTTCACACCTGCCATTGACATTTGCCTTGGGTGAGCCAATCACGAAAGGAAAGTACTGGCGTGCACCGAAAAGGCACCGAGGACACATTGACATCCAATCATTCTGGAAACCTTCAGGGCTGGTGCATGTTCTTATTGTAGTGTCTATGTGTCCAGGGCCACGCTGAAGAACCGCAGACTTTAATGACGTCAGCTGTGTGAGTGGAGATTTACACTCGTTTGTAATCGTGTGAGCTTGATTTGTCCGAACATCTGAAAagcacacagagataaagaatGAGTCCATCAAGCATCTTGGGTATAAACCATGcaagaacaataaaacatgcaaaaagaaTCTCACTGCACTCATGTCTGATAATATGCGTTGCAGTCATTTGAAACTACCAGGatacaaaaaacaactttatccAAACATTGTCTTTGCTCTTTCCTTTCCTAGGTGGCGCAGTTACCTCTGAACCTCACCAGAGGCAGCTGGCAGCACATCTGTGTGAGCTGGAGCCAGAAGGGGGGAGTGTGGCAGGCGTACCAGGGGGGGAAGCTGAGGGGCGAGGGCCACGCGCTGGCCGCCGGACATCACATCAGGCCCGGGGGAGTCCTCATACTGGGGCAGGAGCAGGTGAATGGAAGGAGTTTGAAGTGGTTGGAGGTCGATAAAGCTGTTTACTCCACAAGAAATCTAATCAGCACTAGAAACAAGAAGTGACTTAGCACCTGTAGCTGTGGCTCCATTCACTTCAGCTAATAAATATATAGTGGAtacaatgaataaaatacagCTTGAGCTTTTAAGAGACACTGAAAATCTACaaattcagtttagtttagaGCACAGTACTAAGTGTTAAGATGGTAAGAGACTGAGatatatatatgagcaaacGTCCAGGAAACTACTGGCAACAAGCTGGCTTCTTGTTTTGTAGTTGTCATATCATATCTGTCACTTATCCCACCCGTCCACAGTTTGGCCCGAGGCAGCAAAAAGTTGAAGCTGAGCCTTTATGAAAGTGTGTGGAAGTTTCTAAACGCACCTGAcgacacttctctctctccaggattCCCTCGGTGGAGGATTTGACTCATCCCAGGCCCTGGTTGGAGAGCTGTCTCAGGTGGGCCTTTGGGACCGGGTCCTGTCCTCGAGCCAGGTGGCCAGCTTGGCTCGCTGCGGCAAAGTGGCCCATGGGAGCGTTGTCCCCTGGACGGAGAACGGAGTCAGTGTTTATGGGGGAGCCAGCAAGGACCCGGGGGAGCCGTGTGCTAAACACAGCAGGAGCTCTCAGTGACCGACAGGGAAGCGGCTTTGAGGAGAGGGATGTGAAAGAAAGGCCTGGATGGGGGGGTAAAGTTGTAGCCATTTGAAAACACTAGGATTCCATCTGTCCAATGTTAGCACTGCGACGCTCGAACCAACTCTGTGGCATCGGACTGACGAGAGTTTAAataatggaaaatgaaaaagcaaataTCTACACGACACAGTAAAGGCTTTGCACAATCCGTCATGGAGGTCCGATGGAGAATTGTGCAACACAACACGACGGGATTCCTGATGATCACAGCTgatgtttctgtcacttttaaAGCAACGTGTACTTAAAGTGAGTTGAAGAATTTACTTTTAGATGTTTCAGATTTAGACGATTATAATTAAAAGCTTTTTGATGGCAGAGCAGTTATCTAGTTATCTAATGAGCCTAATGCTGAATAAACTTCGCTGACCAGCACTCGAATGATTAAATAGCTAAGAAGCTTCCATTAGCAATATCCTAATTTGAAGATTCTAAATGACTTCCTTGCAGAGGAGGAATATCCCTCTGATGTCTGCAAAGTAAATCTGAAGCTGCCATCAGATGAACTTGCAACAAGCAAAAAAGGGGAGAAACACTTCTGCCCTGGTTCTGTGACAAAATGAAGCTTGATACTTCTCATTTGCTTTATCTTGTTTAGTGTAAAAATGACAATTCAAACACTTTCTTCaaccagcagagaaaacaggggGTTTCTGGTCGTGCACCAAGAAAGAGTGAAGTGTAGAATTGATGTTTATAcacttttagttttaattaaaatcaaaaaaacaagatacagCACGTTGATTTGTGAGCTCTGAAGGTGTTTAAAGGCTAATTATGCTATAGCTGTATAACCTGGTGGCAGTATTCAACTGGACAAGAAGGCAAATGAGCTTTTCTTAATGACAATAAACTTTTGAAAAATCAAAACTGTGCAGAAAGAAGCTGAAGCTGTAATAAATTCAAAGAGCTGCTCCCAGCTGTTGCAGCCCCGCGATCTCTTGACCTCCTCCACGGCTCCCAGAAGTGGAGCCAGCTGAAATCCCCCCATGACCAGCAGGCGCAGACTGGAGTTAATTAAGGGCTGTGAAAGCTTTAGAGTGGGGAGTCAAGGTAAGGTGATGAAAAATGTTGCAGGAAGTGGAGGGAATGTTAAGCAGCGAGGAGCAGATGAcgaaagagggaggaaagagggaggacaggggggAAAGAGGCGGACGGGATCGAACGCTTGTTTTGGAGCGATGCTACATTGTTTTCACCTCTGCATGAGTTATTCATATACTTGTAATGTCTCGCCACTGCGATGTGTCGCTCAGCAGTTTCACAGAGGAGGACAGTGCCTCATGAATCAACGCCTGTATTTTGTGTTCTCGTGCGAAGGCCTGAGCGTCTCTTTTGTTCTGTAAATGAGCTAcggaaaacaaatccaaaacaagACATGTAATCCCTAAGGAAAACACCTCCACTGGCAGAATGATGCATTTACACGTTTCTTGACACGCCTCTGGCCCATTTATGTCATTCTGCAAGGAAACGTTCGGCTTCTCTTGGAGTAAACTTTAAATTCACGGCCTTGAATGCAACACTCACACTTTTGCTCTCATAAATGATCATAACCCAACCACAGTTATGAATATCGACTGTTTTACAGATGCAACCGCTCAGTTATACGTTGTTATAACTCAACAAACTGTTATACTTTATGTTTGCATCCCGTCTCATCtatcttttgttttagtttttttactccAGACACATCCAGACACTTATTCTCACTCGCTCTGTGACACATGCTGTTCGGTACAGATtgttcatttcaacatttccctcTCACAGCATAAAAAATAATCCTTAGTGGAAAGTGCCTGTCAGGGTGTTTGTACCCATGTAAACAAATCATCAAACGCATCCTCCCGATGAAAAAATTCACACTGCGAGATATTTTGAACTCATTAAGCATCAGTGTCTCTGCGGATTCCCCCccgttggttttgttttttaggaTTTAAGGGATttgacaaaacatttgaaaacaccGACGCGGGACTTAAAGTGTGCGGATCTGCCGAGCTGATGCTGAATCAGGTCAAAAAATCGTCTCGCGGTGCTTTGATGATTCGTCTGAGTCTGCAGTGTTATGATCAATATATATGCCTGGTGTCTGTTCAGCTCGCGTCGGAGctttttggggctttttgaTAGTCGTGCAGCATTTTTACGTTCATGATTGTTGAAACTGAAGCTTTTTAACTCTATCGGCAACGTTTGTCTTTTCTTACATGActattcagtttgttttttttactgtatgcATCGGAATCTGTCTATTTTCATGTTGTCGTTTGTATAAATAATGTGCGTCCGTGTCTTGTACGGTGTTGTGTTGTTACTGAATATGAGTCGTGTGCAAACCTCAAATCTTTAATAAAGTCTTAATTTTTAGACGTAAAGAACgtggttgtttttctcagtgACTTTGAGCTTCACAAACCAAGTGAAGAGCTTTCCAGGCTCTACAAGAAAAATACTTATTACAATGACAGAAGCGAAGCATCACTGGTTGTCAGAGGCTTCTGTTCATTCACGTTACGAGCAGATTAAAAGGAGAGGACTTCAAGGAGAGGAGCCCAGAGAGCCTCCTCCCTCcggtgctgcagctgcatgaaaacacaatgagtTACGAGTAAATGAAGCATCTTAAAGATCCGGTGAGTCATGTGTTGTGACTCAGCCGCTCGTCCAGATGATAGAAAACAGGTTGTATCTCTGCAGCACACGTCTCAGAGGCACAGAGAGTTCAGGACGTCAGGTTCAATGAAAGTCTAACTACACTGTGTACTACGTGCAGTGAACACAAACGTGTGGTTTCTCAGTGATGTTGCAGGAGCACGGATGTGGAAACAGGGTGTCATGAGACCTGCAGCGAGAATGATCAGCACCCGCTACTGAATCTGACGTGTTTGCTGTGCcacattttaaatttgcatGTTTAATTCTTTGGTTTGAGTTTCATCAGGTTCAGTGTGCAGTGCACGCATCAGTACATTGCCACAGGGAAGCTCACGACTCCTCCCCAGCGCAGGTGTCAGGTGTTTCCCAATCTGCAACCGGAGCAAACTGAGTGATGGCTGTTGGCAGAAAGGGAGCAGAGctgagccgagccgagccgagccgagccgagccgagcagCCTCTTCGTGGAGGGAGAGGATCCCTGCATGGACTGTGGAGCTGGAGCGTTCTTGTGGAAAAGGAAAGTaaacctctttgtttttttaaagaacattgGGTCTGGCCtgggctttttttaaatgacagatttttttaccaaaagagggaaatttactttttattgtatCTGTCCAACAACTCCTTGGAGTGGACAGTTGATTTCCTCATGAAGGACCCTGCAGGGACAGGAGCCACTGGACCGAACAGTGCAAACCTAACTACGTTATATTACAAAAGCACACCCGAACGTGTCGAGGTGGGTTCCACTTTCCCTCTTTAAAAGGAGGCAAATACACTGGAAGTGAATTAATCCTATTGTTTCCTTTTGCCCAGAGTCTGCACCAGCTGGACCAGTTTGAGCCGACCCCACCTCCATTGATTATTGCGATTTcaagaacaatttaaaaaagagaaataaattattcaaTCTGGTTTGTCGTGGTGGTTTTATATCTGGTCACAGCGACGAGAGGTCAGAGATCCTCACCCTaaccggggggggggaaaaCCCCAGAGCAAAGGGAAAGGAGTTAAAATAACCTGCATATATCTGCTAATTTCAGAGTAAAAGAGATGGAGTTAATATGTTATATTTtggttattttattaaaaactaaagTGTAATATAAAAATGGAGCATTTGCATTGGTTTTGATGTGTCAGACTATTTCTTGGCCAGAAACGCTAACTCCACTGTTGCCTGTGCCGGTTGCTTGGAGCAGAGGAATAATGAGTATTTCATGAAATCCCATAATAAGTCAAATAACTCTCAGCAGTGTAATCTTTCAAATACTGCAGGTTTTATGTTGTATTGCATTAAATCGTGTCAGCATCAGCGTGTAATCTCCATGTCTCCACTTTGTCTGTATTAAAATAGACTCGTCTGATTCTCACTCTCCCGTCTGTGTCgttctcaccctcctcttcttctcactcctcctctcctcctcctcctcccagtggCAGACCCTgcacccccctctcctcctccctctctgccaccTGCTCTTCACTCAATCCCTCATGTCGCTTTTCTCATCCGGTCCTTCAGCCAGGACGCTCTTAACACAGCTCCCGACGAAAATaagacacatacacagatgTTCTGATACGATTCTTTTCTTCCTGATACCCACtctgatacctggactttgcataTCGGCTGATGCAGAGCAGCGACCCAGAACctgtgcatttaaaaacataacttatatatatatatataacatattttaacGCTACTAAACCAGTATGAAAGTAATGATTGCTAaacccttttaaaaaaacaagtacagAGAATGAAAACTTCTTTTATTACCTAGTTTAACCGTCATaactgaaagaataaataaaaacaggaatgCAGATCAATTGCTTCCTTTAAATAGCTGTTAAAGTGCAGTCATCATTtatctaataaaataaaaatctttacGTTTTAATACCTCACAGTTTTACTTGTGGGGAGAGATAATACCACATTCTATAGCTCTTGGTTAATGCTGCACTATCTGCTATTTTGGAGCAGTAGAGAAGAAGAGGTGGTTTCCGGTAAAAGGATCGATACATGGATTTCGCAGATGAACGACCCAGGTTTTAATTGGTATCGGAGGCTGGTGTTGGTCTGGGAACATCCCTGCCCAGCACAGGGCTCAGGCCTGTTTAACGCAGGTTATAATCAGTGTGTGTTAGcagtttctcacacacacactaatgaggTTAGCAGGACTTTGACTCGGTTTACTTCTAAGTTGTGTGACACCGACCAGCTGACTGAGTGTCTGGCACGAGCAGGAGAGCCGCTGATGGACTTAAGTTGTAAGTCCGTTACTGAGAGAGAGGATTGCGTGAACAAACGGTGCTGAGTTGTGTCTTATCCACTGGAATAGTTGGAACAGATTGACTCTCGCTAATTGGAGATTACAGATATTGCTGCTGTATCGTTCTTTACCCCTCAGTGCTGGGATATTGCCTTTTTTTCACTGTCAGTCACCGGATTGGCTCGTCATTTCATCACCATTGTGTGAACAAGGACCTCAGAGAAAATCCCCAAAATGATGTTGACATGACTTATGTCTCGAGGCGGAGAAGCAGTGATAAATGGATTTGCTTTTAAATCCCTACTCGTATGTCTCTTTGTTCTGACAAACCGGGCGTGCTTGTGCTCTTCAGCGTCAGACCACAGTTTCCTGACATATCTGCACAGATGACAGATTGGAGACGGAGATACTCAAGTAAGTTTCCTGTCACAGTCGGTATGTAACAGCTTATGGAGCGTTGGGTGTTAATTTCTTTTTGCACATTACACTTAGGGGCTGGTAACTTTGCTTTTCTCGCCGAATCGTAAAAAGCTACAGTGCAGTGGCAGCATCGGGCGTGTGAAAGGAAACACGACACAGGACGCTCTGACAGTAATGGACACGCTGGCTGCGGCAGGGATTTAACCTGTGACCTTCCGGTTCCTGTAAAAACCTCTATGATCACCAGGGCGCGCCATATTTAGCATTCAATACTTATCATCCACAGGCAGAGGAGGATATTCCCTGTTGGATTACTCCTCCCTATCTAATCCATAATGTTCCATCTAGGAACACATTGTAATCCCGTAATCCTTGGAATGGATGGtccaacaaacacagcagaagaaCTGGTGGGACAGCACAAACTCAAAAAGATGAATCAGTCTGTGTCCTGGTTGTCTTCGACTGTCGAGCTTCCTTCACAGGgaatcagagtcagaatgtGCTGCCTCTTTTATCGAGATGTTTTTTAATCAGATCgaaaagatatataaatatttgttttaatgatcAAGCAGATATGCAACAGAGAAGCAGCTTTTGACtcgtcagctgtgtgtgtgtgtgtgtgtgtgtgtgtgtgtgtgtctgtgtgtgtgtggcgctcTGCTGGGATTTGACTTCAGGGGGAGAAACGATTCATTTACAGACGCAGTAAATATT
This window harbors:
- the cbx6b gene encoding neuronal pentraxin-2; protein product: MVAFIGAVICIIAAVHTGSSRAAAAQQQPATDNHSLYPDAVAQTPGGSAARPGSLGALHGSETPESSAPTFNMGLGGPGGVTGLTGHDPAVSRLICTPIPAGDCNPKNFQQQADDPSLYAGEDWGYLRTTAEELRQTVLQQKDQILTDQRTIRELTGKLSECEKGLDGVERRGSAAGLWGGTGAAEGTHLERIMVRDSPVSAPDGAHLLTARAVDELEQAITQLKDRIEKLESDIGPFPHNQTDGSISGAHEEGGLSGGQERSADPGHRAGADRPWRMEDLEGELERKVELLEKERKALRLETEKHRQEIDQGLSKLQHRISGLEEGVSGHSFPDGYRLSFPTRTNYMYAVVKHSIPKLRALTLCLWLRPTEGGIGTPLSYAVPEQPNELVLLQGLHTPTELLINDKVAQLPLNLTRGSWQHICVSWSQKGGVWQAYQGGKLRGEGHALAAGHHIRPGGVLILGQEQDSLGGGFDSSQALVGELSQVGLWDRVLSSSQVASLARCGKVAHGSVVPWTENGVSVYGGASKDPGEPCAKHSRSSQ